From the Vulpes lagopus strain Blue_001 chromosome 15, ASM1834538v1, whole genome shotgun sequence genome, one window contains:
- the LOC121476164 gene encoding olfactory receptor 51G1 — MTISYNSSLQKATFFLTGFQGLEDLHGWISIPFCFIYLTVIVGNLTILHVIRTDVTLHEPMYYFLAMLALTDLGLCLSTLPTVLGIFWFDAREIGIPACFTQLFFIHTLSLVESSVLLSMSIDRYVAICNPLRYSTVLTPTRIVRMGLTSMLRSALLILPLPFLLKRFQYCRSHVLAHAYCLHLEIMKLACSSIIVNHIYGLFVVACTVGVDSLLIFLSYALILRTVLSIASRQERLRALNTCVSHICAVLLFYIPMIGLSLVHRFGEHLPRIVHLLMSYVYLLVPPLMNPIVYSIKTKQIRIRIAKKFDFVKSLRCFR; from the coding sequence ATGACCATCTCTTATAATAGCAGCCTCCAAAAAGCCACTTTCTTCCTAACGGGCTTCCAAGGTCTGGAAGATCTCCACGGCTGGATCTCTATTCCCTTCTGCTTCATCTACTTGACAGTTATTGTAGGAAACCTTACCATCCTCCACGTCATCCGTACTGATGTCACCCTCCATGAACCCATGTACTATTTCTTGGCCATGCTGGCTCTGACAGACTTGGGCCTTTGTCTATCTACACTGCCCACTGTGTTGGGCATCTTCTGGTTTGATGCCAGAGAGATTGGCATCCCTGCCTGTTTCACTCAGCTCTTCTTCATCCATACTTTGTCTCTGGTAGAGTCCTCAGTTCTATTGTCCATGTCTAttgaccgctatgtggccatctgcaaccCATTGCGTTACTCCACAGTCTTGACACCCACACGTATTGTCAGGATGGGGCTGACTTCAATGCTTAGAAGCGCCCTGCTCATCCTACCATTGCCATTCCTCCTTAAACGCTTCCAGTACTGCCGCTCCCATGTGCTGGCCCATGCATATTGTCTGCACCTAGAGATCATGAAGCTGGCCTGCTCTAGCATCATTGTCAATCACATATATGGGCTCTTTGTCGTggcctgcactgttggtgtgGATTCACTGCTCATCTTCCTCTCCTATGCCCTCATCCTCCGCACTGTGTTAAGCATTGCATCCCGTCAGGAGCGACTTCGGGCCCTCAACACCTGCGTCTCCCACATCTGTGCTGTGCTACTCTTCTACATTCCTATGATTGGCTTGTCTCTTGTGCACCGCTTTGGTGAACATCTGCCCCGTATTGTACACCTCCTCATGTCTTATGTGTATCTGCTGGTACCACCTCTCATGAACCCCATTGTCTACAGTATCAAGACCAAGCAAATCCGCATTCGCATTGCTAAGAAGTTTGACTTTGTAAAATCTCTTAGGTGTTTTCGATAG
- the LOC121476464 gene encoding olfactory receptor 51G2: MTLGSLESSSNISSTFLLSGIPGLEHMHIWISIPLCFIYLVSILGNCTILFIIKTEPSLHEPMYLFLSMLAVTDLGLSLCTLPTVLGIFWIGARDIGHDACFAQLFFIHCLSFLESSVLLSMAFDRFVAICRPLHYASILTNTVIGRIGLASLGRSVALIFPLPFMLKRFPYCGSPVLSHSYCLHQEVMKLACADIKANSVYGMFVIISTVGIDSLLILFSYALILRTVLSIASRAERFKALNTCVSHICAVLLFYTPMIGLSVIHRFGKQGSHLVQVIMGFVYLLFPPLMNPIVYSVKTKQIRDRVTHAFCC, translated from the coding sequence AtgactttgggatccctggaaaGCAGCAGCAACATTTCCTCCACCTTTCTGCTGAGTGGCATTCCTGGGCTGGAGCACATGCACATCTGGATCTCCATCCCACTGTGCTTTATATACCTGGTTTCCATCCTGGGTAACTGTACAATACTTTTTATCATTAAAACAGAGCCCTCACTCCATGAGCCTATGTACCTCTTCTTGTCCATGCTGGCTGTGACTGACCTGGGTCTGTCACTTTGCACCCTCCCTACAGTGCTGGGCATCTTTTGGATTGGAGCACGAGATATTGGTCACGATGCTTGTTTTGCTCAGCTCTTTTTTATTCACTGCTTGTCCTTCCTGGAGTCCTCTGTGCTACTATCCATGGCCTTTGACCGCTTTGTGGCCATTTGTCGCCCCTTGCACTATGCttccattctcaccaacactgtCATTGGCAGGATTGGCCTAGCTTCCCTAGGCCGCAGTGTAGCACTCATTTTTCCATTGCCTTTTATGCTCAAAAGATTCCCCTATTGTGGCTCTCCAGTTCTCTCACATTCTTATTGTCTCCACCAGGAAGTGATGAAATTGGCCTGTGCAGACATCAAAGCCAACAGTGTCTATGGCATGTTTGTCATTATTTCAACAGTGGGTATAGACTCACTGCTCATTCTCTTCTCTTATGCCCTGATCCTGCGTACTGTCCTGTCCATTGCATCCAGGGCTGAGAGATTCAAAGCTCTTAACACCTGTGTTTCTCACATATGTGCTGTGCTCCTCTTCTACACTCCCATGATTGGCTTATCTGTCATCCACCGCTTTGGGAAGCAGGGATCTCATCTGGTCCAGGTGATCATGGGCTTTGTATACCTTCTATTCCCTCCTCTGATGAACCCCATCGTCTACAGTGTGAAGACCAAACAGATCCGAGATCGTGTAACccatgctttttgttgctaa
- the LOC121475918 gene encoding olfactory receptor 51A7-like gives MYALNSSKIEITTFFLIGIPGLEHVHVWISVPICFMYLVAILGNCTILFVIRTEPSLHAPMYYFLSMLAVSDLGLSLSSFPTMLRIFVFNATGISPNACFAQEFFIHGFTDMESSVLLVISFDRFLAIRNPLRYSSILTNARVAKMGLVFLIKSMLLVLPFPFTLKKLTYCRKSLLSHSYCLHQDVMKLACSDNTINFFYGFFVALCMMSDSVFIAVSYIFILKTVMGIGSHKERLKALNTCVSHICAVLIFYVPIIALTSMHRFGKHKSPVAMILIADIFLLVPPLMNPIVYCVKTRQSREKVWGKLGLK, from the coding sequence ATGTACGCTCTCAATTCCTCTAAAATTGAGATCACCACCTTCTTCCTGATTGGAATCCCAGGACTGGAGCATGTTCATGTTTGGATCTCTGTCCCTATCTGCTTCATGTACCTGGTGGCTATCCTTGGCAACTGCACCATCCTCTTTGTGATCAGGACAGAGCCGTCACTTCATGCCCCCATGTACTATTTCCTCTCCATGTTGGCTGTCTCTgacctgggtctctctctctcatccttcccCACTATGCTGAGGATCTTTGTTTTCAATGCTACGGGAATTTCCCCAAATGCCTGCTTTGCTCAAGAATTCTTTATCCATGGATTCACAGATATGGAGTCCTCAGTGCTCCTGGTCATATCTTTTGACCGTTTTTTGGCCATACGCAATCCTCTGAGATATAGCTCTATCCTCACCAATGCCAGAGTTGCCAAAATGGGACTGGTGTTTCTCATTAAAAGTATGCTCTTAGTGCTCCCATTTCCTTTCACCCTCAAAAAATTGACATATTGTAGGAAAAGCCTACTTTCTCACTCTTATTGTCTGCACCAGGATGTTATGAAGCTAGCCTGCTCTGACAACACCATCAACTTTTTCTATGGTTTCTTCGTTGCCCTCTGTATGATGTCAGACAGTGTGTTCATTGCTGTGTCCTACATATTTATCCTGAAGACTGTGATGGGAATTGGATCCCATAAAGAGCGGCTCAAGGCCCTCAACACCTGTGTCTCCCACATCTGTGCTGTGCTCATCTTCTATGTGCCTATCATTGCTTTGACTTCCATGCACCGTTTTGGCAAGCACAAGTCCCCAGTGGCCATGATCCTCATTGCTGACATTTTCTTGCTAGTACCACCTCTAATGAACCCCATTGTATACTGTGTGAAGACACGGCAAAGTCGTGAGAAGGTTTGGGGGAAATTaggtctaaaataa